The nucleotide window TTATTGTGATTAATAAACAGAATATTCTGCATTATCTTTGTGTGTTAATCTGTTCCGAATACAATTTCTGAAACATGGCATACAAGAGCAGATCAGCTTCTACTTATTCAAATATTGATCTCGAACACCATACAAATCTAATAGACTTCTCAGTTATGTTTTACATATATTGTTGATCTAAGATGCTATCCCACTAAAACCTACTAAGAATGGTCTCAAAAGAATCAATCAAATTGCAAAAGATATAAGAAAACCGCTTGCTTGCTACACCAATCAACCAAAAATCGTTACAACGTTTCCTATAACTTGCAACGTGTGTGTAAACTAAAGGTTATTATATATGACTCTCTATCAAGATATATTGCCAGCAATTTCTCTCTATAGAAGGGCAAACCATCTTACAATTTTGGCTTCAACAACACTAAGATTCCTATATATTTACAAGCTGCCAACTTGTGCCCATTTGTCTtcactgcaaaaaaaaaaaaaaaaaacaccaagaAATTCAGGCAAATTGATATGAAAATCTTCAGTTTGCTAAAAGAATTTGGATAACCAAAACTAACCTTCAGTCCAATGATGCTCCAGCCAGCACTCTCAGTTGCAGCAAAAGCTGTGGTATTATACAACTATACATTTCAGACATTCATGCTCCTTGGTTAGATACAGGCACCGTGTATTTACAGTACACGCTTATATTGCTGCCATATGTATTGAAGAGGGAATAAAGAAATAACAATTAATCTGCATTTTTGATAGGAGTTTTTCTTATTAGTTCAGACTCCTTTTGTTCCGACTCCTCATTGTTATTTCTTAATACTTCTGACTCCTTTCTGGCTTGATTTTGTAGTTTTAACTTTTCCTGTTCAGCTTCCTTCTGTGCCTTCTTCTTTTCCGCTTCTATTTGCTGGAGGTTTTCTTCATGGGCATGATTAAACATTCTCACAAACGAGAGCAACGTCGAAATGACTGAAAATCACATCATAACATCATATTTCTGCTTTTTAGAGAATTTGGAACATCATTAGAATCGAAGTCAACAAGATTTTAATCTTTTTGATGATTACCTTGTTCATATGGGCATTTAGCAGGATCTTCTCCAAAGTAAAGAATTAAACCGTCCACACTTTTACCCTAGGAGAACAGTGCAATTTTACAACAAAGTTGTGCAATTTCGGGCCGACGTACCAGTTTAAATCCATTTTGCTTATGAATAGGTCAATTTGGGTTGTCAAGTGAAAGTAGTCTAAAGTTTATGTTTAATGCTGAGAATCTTCTAAATCATTCCTTACATCTACATACCACCTAACCTTGTATTTGCAAGGATATGACCCACAACActtttttacttatttatttatttatttattattattactattattattattattattattattattattattattattattattattattattattattattattattattattggggGAGCACTATACCACTAGGTTACGAGTTAGTTAAGACTATTATTGTTATAAAATTGTTTTGTAACCATAAGTTACCCTTTAAAAGTTTGGCTACTTGTTTAAAAAATgtacaaaacttttttttttcaaataaatcCATCCAACCTGCTTCGACCTGTACCAAAATGCCAGTCACCCACCCGCTCATCATGCCACCTCTacattatataaacaaaaaatTGTGAGACATACCACCCCAGAATACTGCGTAGCGAGGGCCTTAACTTCACTTTCCGCAGAAGATAGAAATTTCTTCAGAGACTGAACACAGAAAAACAAAATACATTTAGCTACATTTCAGTAAAAAAAAGTTTAGTGAAAAAAGCAACATTATTTTTCAAATTGAATCAAACTTCTTACCCAACAAGTTCGTCCTAAATAAATTATAAATGTGTACCCATTGCTAATGCAATTAGATTATGTGTGTACCTTCCGAAAGCGTTTAGACACATGTCCATCTTTTTTACAAAGTTTCTTTTCATGGATTACTTTCTCAAGTCCTTTGGTAATACTTTGCATTTCTTCTGCCAACAATTTAAGTTGTATCTGGAATAATATAAAAAaaggtcaaaaaaaaaaaaaccctgaaATAACTTTTGTTCAAAGAATGTATTCCACCGAGATCACCTTTGATGCAGGTTCCAAACTGCCAAGTTCCTTGGAAAAATCCAGGAGTTCAGGTAGTTTGTCTGCAAGCACCTAAGATATCCACCAAAGATACCATGAACAAAAATGTAAAAGAAACAATTTTTCCGCTTCCATAAAAATAGATAAATTTATtgaagaccaagaaattgtaccttaCAAAGATAATGCATCAGTGTCATTTTGTTGTTTCTGGCTCGTGTTTCATTAAGTTTGAGGATGCTATCCAATCTGAACCCAACAGCCGAACCTAAAACCAAAACCAAGTTATGGAGATATCTTTAATATTTTCACAAATCTGCAAATAATATTAATGAAGAAGAGGTCAacatacaaataaaaaaaaaaaaggtcaaATAACAACTCACCTCTTGCAGTTCCCTGATTCAAAGCATTCCCAAGAGAAAGAATCGTCTGCATGACTCTTCTTAACTTTACAGAACTCCTGACCTGATATAAGCAACAATCAACATAGATGAATATTAAAGTTTCAAACACCTGAACTGTCACCGATACGATTAACTTCAAGGTTAAAGTAAAATATATAACTTACCTGTTCTACTGACAAAAACACGTAGTTTAGGCTCTTACTAAGATCTGAAacctaaattaaaaaaaaaaaaaaaaaaaaacactaaattaAAATCTAGTACTTAATATAAGCATAAACGTGAATGTAATAATATGTTCAGACCTGTGTACTAAACTGTATCTTATAAGAGAAAACCCTGAGTTTAGCTTCTGAACGCGGAACTTTCATCAGCTCCATAAAGAACTATTACCAGAAATCAGAAATAAATCCATATGATTGAGTTTGGTTGGTAAATGATATAAGGGCAAAATGGTGATTGCATACCAGTTCACATTTGCCCAAAAGCTCCTTATCTCCTTTAAATCCCTAAGCATAAAAGAAGGGCTAGTTAAATTACACATAAAAGCCATGGATGCTTATAGTATAAAATAATAGAGACAGAAACTAGTTTAGTAGTGATGTGACATGAACTAGTTATTAATTAGTTTAACTAACATTACACCTTAATTTGTTCCATCTCCTCCTTGGTAGGACAGAACTTAATAAGGTTATCCACTCTTTCAAGATCCATCTCTGCTTCATCTAAAGCAAGGACAGCATCCTGTTAAATTTCATAATTAAAGGATTTTATTAGAAAACATAGACTAAAGTTTAAATATACACATATATAGCCAAGAGAATGAATGGGCATATATTCACAGTAACATGTTGAAATGAAACTACATCAACTTATTAACTTATGAGAGAAATTGTTAGTTAGACGCCTACTTCATTAACTTATGAGAGAAATTGTGAACATAAAGGAACTACATCAACTTATAAATTTCATGTATGTCCTACTTGTCTAATGACATTTATTACATTTGCAGTTCTGTTATATCCTTGATGAACTCTACATACCAAAAACATGAACTAGAAGCGCTAGAAAGGTTTGCATTTGGTAAGTATAGGAGAAAGATAGAAATCCTAttacatgttgatcattaataaTATTGTAGCTATTGAGGATTGAGCTTACCATCAATTCATTCAATGGTGTCTTCACCTTTGAAAGCATGATCTCACAGTTGTATGCACGCCTGTGTTCAATCTGTTAGAAGTGTGAAATATCAATAACTAACAAATCGATACAAAGGTGCAGTTACAAGCATATGAGTATATCTGACTGAATTACTTTTATTAATTACCAAGGATATTTTTTCTGGTTTATTAGCTGCTCCAGTCTTTAGTTTTGCAGCCTTATCTGCATTTGGATTGGATGCAGAGAAGAGATTCTCAAGTTCCGACATATCAATCTCTGGTGCTCTAGTCGATCAACATCAACCATAAGATATATGAGAACATCAAGACACCAAAACTAATCGTAGAAGTTGTCATGaatacaaaaagaaaaagaagcacCTTGAAGCTTCACCATGTTTTTGTGATTCAGCCCACATGCTTCCTTGTGCTGGTTTATTAATCTTTGACCAATGTAAAGGCTTCAGTTTCTTTGTCGGTTGAGATTTCACCGCACTTGTCCTTGATAGAGCGCGTCCCTTAGTTGGAGGTGGTGGAGACGGAGCAGCCACACCAGATTCTTTTGAAAGACCtggcggaggaggtggtggagCGCCTCCTTTCGCATTTCCATTAGAAGAAGGAGCAGCTGGAGGAGGGGGTGGTGGTGCTGCCTTGGGTTTTGGTGGGGGAGGCGCTGGCGGTGCTGGTGCTTTTGGTGCAGGTGGGGctggtggcggtggaggaggaggtCCACCCCCTGCATTAGGAGGAGGGGGTGGAGGTGCTCCACCTGCCTTATTTGgaagtggtggtggcggtggaggaggCGCATTAGCCTTACCATCTGGTGGTGGAAGAGGAGGAGAAGATGCAGCAGCTGCTGTTTCGCGTAGTTTCTCAGAAAGAGAAGGATGTGCACATGTCAAGATTATATGAGGTGGCATGGATGATGAAAGAGATAGAGACTTCTTAGAAGCATCTGTGGGTGATTGTGTTGATGATGATGGCAATTGTCTGGGAAGGGAAATACTTCTAGGCCCGACAGTGATTTCCTTATCCTGATTATTGTTTCTTTTTGTTAGTGTTTGAAGCAAGTTTCTGGATTCAGTTCTTTGATAACTTGTTTCCAACATTTCATTAACAACATCGGACAAAGGCATCTGGTGCAGCCTGTTTAATGCATCATCACTTTTAGGAACAAGCCAATCCCCACTGCCAAACATATCTTGAACTTTAGCAAATGCTTCCACTGGGAGCCCTTCTTCCTCAAAACAAGACAAATCTACTGGAACCATTGAAGTTGAGGGGTCCATTTCTGAGAAAAGAAGCTTCATTCAATGAAAGAAAATATATTTAGTTAATCCGAATGAAAAAAAATATGAATGCTCATGTTTATTTCAAGAAATATGTATATACCTCAGCTCTGAAATCTTTATGGAACTGATCCTTAGCATCCCAATGTATGTCGATTTCATCGCGACTAAGTATCAACATGTTTGATTTAATGAATGCTGTGTTGAATATGGCACGATACATGATTTTTTCTTTCACCATGTCATCATGTAAGCTAATACACTCAAGCACAACATCACCTTGGACATGGCAATTAATATCAATTTTAACAAGTTCACTATCTGCCTGCAATGAATAACAAACTTCAGTTGAATGAATCAACACAAACATAGCATGCATGTTACTTACCAGAAACATGTAACAATATTAGATATGTACATATATCTAACATCTTACCTGATTGTAGTACCGAATATTCTTTCGTCTCCTTGGCGTTGAGAATAGAAGTTTGGGAGTTTTATCAACATGCAACAAAGGATCGCGCCCATAAATCCTAAA belongs to Helianthus annuus cultivar XRQ/B chromosome 5, HanXRQr2.0-SUNRISE, whole genome shotgun sequence and includes:
- the LOC110941198 gene encoding formin-like protein 18; the encoded protein is MALLRKLLSKKLPENLVFVFERIYVFDCCFTTGAWEQDYKAYVGKVITQQKEMYPECSIMILDFREADEENRIASALADYDHITIMDYPRHYEGCPLLSLEVIHHFLKSTESWLSVAQQNILIMHSEIGGWPVLALMAAALALYRKYFTVETKALEIVYKQAPIALSNMSPINPMPSQLRYLQYVSRRNANAADSEWPPADKALTLDCVIMRMIPDFDGKGGCCPVFRIYGRDPLLHVDKTPKLLFSTPRRRKNIRYYNQADSELVKIDINCHVQGDVVLECISLHDDMVKEKIMYRAIFNTAFIKSNMLILSRDEIDIHWDAKDQFHKDFRAELLFSEMDPSTSMVPVDLSCFEEEGLPVEAFAKVQDMFGSGDWLVPKSDDALNRLHQMPLSDVVNEMLETSYQRTESRNLLQTLTKRNNNQDKEITVGPRSISLPRQLPSSSTQSPTDASKKSLSLSSSMPPHIILTCAHPSLSEKLRETAAAASSPPLPPPDGKANAPPPPPPPLPNKAGGAPPPPPPNAGGGPPPPPPPAPPAPKAPAPPAPPPPKPKAAPPPPPPAAPSSNGNAKGGAPPPPPPGLSKESGVAAPSPPPPTKGRALSRTSAVKSQPTKKLKPLHWSKINKPAQGSMWAESQKHGEASRAPEIDMSELENLFSASNPNADKAAKLKTGAANKPEKISLIEHRRAYNCEIMLSKVKTPLNELMDAVLALDEAEMDLERVDNLIKFCPTKEEMEQIKGFKGDKELLGKCELFFMELMKVPRSEAKLRVFSYKIQFSTQVSDLSKSLNYVFLSVEQVRSSVKLRRVMQTILSLGNALNQGTARGSAVGFRLDSILKLNETRARNNKMTLMHYLCKVLADKLPELLDFSKELGSLEPASKIQLKLLAEEMQSITKGLEKVIHEKKLCKKDGHVSKRFRKSLKKFLSSAESEVKALATQYSGVGKSVDGLILYFGEDPAKCPYEQVISTLLSFVRMFNHAHEENLQQIEAEKKKAQKEAEQEKLKLQNQARKESEVLRNNNEESEQKESELIRKTPIKNAD